In a single window of the Marispirochaeta aestuarii genome:
- a CDS encoding type 2 periplasmic-binding domain-containing protein codes for MKPKYLIPAALLILAAITSGTVLLYRASRGEAEPKGRIQAFFHLYASPSREALDTLLKEFRVFYPGVELSYTIEPYQDLRRSLTERLSGPPLEKDEVLVSILAGKDLDEYSGLYTEAVPWISSAWRLYFDSRRLSELGFGHDDLAALSRRGMESFSETLLEHPDNAEALFNLGSAFYLPWLAWIQHLQIAYSGGESPEGYSPSAWSRGIQAWQTLVDAGCFNPDYRETNFASSQLAVQRGKGLFVLSDGSIYSTYPPRERIHLDSIPFPGSETANWQVGSSFYIGIFTPQRDEDDAAFKIEDLLLDYLFSEGVRQRFLAATGVPLLPRSNENSLREIPSLTQKADDPELQELLKYLE; via the coding sequence ATGAAGCCTAAATACCTGATTCCTGCTGCTCTCCTTATTCTGGCTGCAATTACTTCGGGAACAGTCCTTCTATATCGGGCTTCTCGAGGAGAGGCTGAGCCGAAAGGGCGCATCCAGGCCTTTTTTCATCTCTATGCTTCTCCTTCCAGGGAGGCTCTTGATACCCTGCTCAAGGAGTTCAGGGTTTTTTATCCCGGGGTTGAACTTTCCTACACCATCGAACCCTACCAGGACCTGAGGCGTTCCCTGACGGAACGCTTATCCGGTCCACCCCTGGAGAAGGACGAGGTGCTTGTAAGTATCCTTGCAGGGAAGGATCTGGATGAGTATTCCGGACTCTACACAGAGGCTGTTCCCTGGATCAGTTCCGCCTGGCGGCTCTATTTTGATTCCCGGCGTCTTTCGGAACTCGGCTTCGGGCATGATGATCTTGCAGCCTTGAGCCGCCGGGGCATGGAAAGCTTTTCTGAAACTCTTCTGGAACATCCGGATAATGCCGAAGCCCTCTTCAACCTGGGATCTGCCTTCTACCTGCCATGGCTTGCCTGGATTCAGCATCTGCAGATAGCATATTCCGGCGGCGAAAGCCCGGAAGGCTACTCCCCTTCCGCCTGGAGCAGGGGCATACAAGCATGGCAGACCCTTGTCGATGCAGGCTGTTTTAATCCTGATTACCGGGAGACCAATTTTGCCTCTTCCCAACTGGCCGTACAGCGCGGAAAAGGTCTTTTTGTCCTGTCCGACGGGAGCATCTACAGTACCTATCCTCCCCGGGAACGAATACACCTCGATTCCATCCCCTTCCCCGGTTCCGAGACCGCAAACTGGCAGGTGGGATCCAGTTTTTATATCGGTATCTTTACCCCGCAGAGGGATGAGGATGATGCGGCTTTCAAAATCGAGGATCTCCTTTTGGACTACCTCTTCTCAGAAGGGGTACGGCAACGCTTTCTGGCAGCCACCGGGGTCCCCCTCCTGCCCCGCTCAAACGAGAACTCCCTCAGAGAGATTCCCTCCCTGACTCAAAAGGCGGACGACCCGGAGCTGCAGGAACTGCTCAAATACCTGGAGTAA
- a CDS encoding ABC transporter ATP-binding protein: MAALIDIDGISRHYQMGPTTVKAIDGVSFGIAEGEFVSIIGPSGSGKSTLMNIIGCLDSPTGGTYRLAGTDVSRMDSNSLAGVRNRYIGFVFQTFNLLGRESALENVELPLVYAGIPPKERKERALEMLERVGLGDRSDHVPNQLSGGQRQRVAIARALAGKPKLLLADEPTGALDTRTGIEIMKLFHELNTEGVTLVMVTHDNDLARQAKRVVQIRDGKVLQDVPAEEFEA, from the coding sequence ATGGCTGCCCTTATCGACATCGACGGCATAAGCCGCCACTACCAGATGGGACCTACCACGGTCAAAGCCATCGATGGGGTCAGTTTCGGTATCGCCGAGGGGGAGTTCGTTTCCATTATCGGTCCCAGCGGTTCAGGAAAATCGACTCTGATGAACATAATCGGCTGCCTCGACTCTCCCACGGGGGGAACCTACCGCCTTGCCGGGACCGATGTGTCCCGCATGGACAGCAACAGTCTGGCGGGGGTGCGGAACCGGTATATCGGCTTTGTTTTTCAGACCTTCAACCTGCTGGGGCGGGAATCGGCCCTGGAGAACGTGGAGCTGCCCCTGGTCTACGCCGGCATTCCTCCGAAGGAGAGGAAGGAGCGGGCCCTGGAGATGCTTGAACGGGTGGGCCTGGGAGACCGGAGCGATCACGTGCCGAATCAGCTCTCCGGCGGACAGCGTCAGCGCGTCGCCATAGCCCGGGCCCTCGCGGGCAAACCGAAACTGCTCCTGGCGGATGAGCCCACCGGAGCCCTGGATACCAGAACCGGCATTGAGATAATGAAGCTCTTTCATGAGCTGAACACCGAGGGGGTCACCCTTGTTATGGTTACCCACGACAACGATCTTGCCCGCCAGGCGAAACGGGTCGTCCAGATCAGGGACGGAAAGGTCCTGCAGGACGTTCCTGCAGAGGAGTTCGAAGCATGA
- a CDS encoding ATP-dependent helicase has product MDFTSGLNDRQKEAVLSIDGPLLIIAGAGSGKTRVITHRIAHMLTQGIPQSSILALTFTNKAAREMSERVRELTKKKLSNLTVSTFHAFGVQILRKTIHLLPGYRDNFSIYDQADKNALIKECARELGMAPDTLDLWEIGNIFSSVKTFRHKWDGDTKIYEKLFHEYQEHLQLYNAVDFDDLIVRPIHILQENPEVLESYRERFRYVMVDEFQDTSMAQYRLMKILSETNRNICVVGDDDQSIYSWRGANYENIINFERDFPELTEIKLEQNYRSTGNILAAANGLIAHNTNRKEKELWTGTGYGNAIEIYYPENEQREAEFITTMIRMLKSRGEIEYHDVGVLIRTNSLSATLEDAFLNENIPYRISGGTSFFQRKEIKDLISYLRIMSNPDDDMNLLRIINTPRRGIGKRTLQRIQETAQKKNCSIYSAISALRYASDSGLGEKAQTDLSDFVSLIEYYREMVFTGKGIAKTVQSLVDAVQYWPYLIGEHQKNESTARWKYANICRFIEMIAQWEETQKEEGRKASVYDYLNRITLITRDDDQDDDDGKVNIMTIHAAKGLEFSLVFLAGVEAHLVPHARAVEEDPANLEEERRLFYVAITRAREKLYITSCRSRRNMRDVLVCEPSPFLTEIPEGLIEDHIGEDELSTEDAVEALSALRAKFASGS; this is encoded by the coding sequence ATGGATTTTACCTCAGGACTGAACGACCGCCAGAAAGAGGCGGTCCTTAGCATCGACGGACCCTTATTGATCATAGCCGGCGCGGGCTCGGGAAAAACCAGGGTAATAACCCATCGCATAGCCCATATGCTGACCCAGGGGATACCCCAGTCCTCCATACTCGCCCTGACCTTTACCAACAAGGCCGCCCGGGAAATGTCAGAACGGGTTCGTGAGCTTACGAAGAAAAAGCTCTCCAACCTGACGGTCTCCACCTTTCATGCCTTCGGGGTGCAGATTCTCCGCAAAACCATTCATCTTCTGCCGGGCTATCGTGACAATTTCAGTATTTACGACCAGGCGGACAAGAACGCCCTGATCAAGGAATGCGCCAGGGAGCTGGGCATGGCCCCGGACACCCTGGATCTGTGGGAAATCGGCAATATCTTTTCCTCGGTAAAGACCTTCAGGCACAAATGGGACGGGGATACAAAGATCTACGAAAAGCTCTTTCACGAGTACCAGGAGCACCTTCAGCTCTACAACGCTGTGGATTTTGACGATCTGATCGTCCGGCCCATCCATATTCTGCAGGAGAATCCCGAGGTACTGGAATCCTACCGGGAGCGTTTCCGCTATGTCATGGTGGATGAGTTTCAGGATACCTCCATGGCCCAGTACCGGCTCATGAAGATACTGTCCGAGACCAACCGCAACATCTGCGTGGTAGGGGACGACGATCAGTCCATATACTCCTGGCGGGGAGCCAATTACGAGAACATCATCAATTTTGAGCGGGACTTTCCGGAACTCACGGAGATAAAGCTTGAGCAGAACTACCGCTCCACCGGAAACATCCTGGCGGCGGCAAACGGCTTGATTGCCCATAACACCAACCGAAAGGAGAAGGAGCTCTGGACGGGGACCGGCTACGGTAATGCCATCGAAATCTACTATCCGGAGAACGAACAGCGGGAGGCGGAGTTCATTACGACCATGATCCGCATGCTCAAGAGTCGGGGGGAGATCGAGTACCACGATGTGGGAGTCCTGATTCGCACCAACTCTCTCTCGGCGACCCTGGAGGACGCCTTTCTCAACGAGAACATCCCCTACCGCATATCCGGGGGCACCAGCTTTTTTCAGCGCAAGGAAATTAAGGACCTGATCTCCTACCTGCGGATCATGTCGAATCCCGACGACGACATGAACCTGCTGAGGATAATAAATACCCCCCGCAGGGGCATAGGCAAACGAACCCTGCAGCGGATACAGGAGACGGCCCAGAAAAAAAACTGTTCCATCTACAGTGCCATCTCCGCCCTGCGCTACGCCTCGGACTCCGGTCTGGGAGAAAAGGCCCAGACGGACCTGTCGGATTTCGTCTCTCTTATCGAGTACTACCGGGAAATGGTTTTTACCGGCAAGGGCATTGCCAAAACCGTTCAGTCCCTGGTGGATGCGGTCCAGTACTGGCCATATCTGATTGGAGAACATCAGAAAAACGAAAGCACCGCGCGCTGGAAGTATGCCAACATCTGCAGATTCATAGAGATGATCGCCCAGTGGGAGGAGACCCAGAAGGAAGAGGGCCGTAAAGCCTCGGTATACGACTATCTTAACCGGATTACCCTGATTACCCGGGATGACGACCAGGATGACGATGACGGCAAGGTGAACATTATGACCATCCATGCCGCCAAGGGGCTGGAGTTTTCCCTGGTTTTCCTGGCCGGGGTGGAAGCCCACCTCGTACCCCACGCCCGTGCCGTGGAGGAGGATCCGGCGAACCTGGAAGAGGAACGCCGGCTCTTCTACGTTGCCATAACCCGGGCCCGGGAGAAGCTCTACATAACAAGCTGCCGGTCCCGCAGGAACATGCGGGACGTACTGGTCTGTGAGCCCTCACCTTTTCTGACGGAGATCCCCGAGGGCCTTATAGAAGACCACATCGGCGAAGACGAGCTGTCCACCGAAGACGCGGTGGAAGCCCTCTCCGCCCTCAGGGCAAAGTTCGCGTCCGGCAGCTGA
- a CDS encoding efflux RND transporter periplasmic adaptor subunit, translated as MKNKTKLLIAILAVLLLGGAAVGFFWKGDTVEAAGDSPAEEQIAVIEAQSGKISVSVEGPSRVEPYRLQDIRSQISGSVTEARLEGDEVGQGEVLVRFDDTDLRSALRQAELNLQQARVDLEKAQLELEEAEDDLAEKESLFASGSITRDQRDAARAAARNAALGLEGARIRLSQGELSRDLAQEALNNASVTAPYNGVVLASNVSAGDVASSNSVLMSFADVSRLRLRAEVDEFDIGKVKIGMPVRITADALGSESLQSVVERVSPAAEVVNNISIFTVSTVIPASDGGLRPGMSADLTILISDDSGIIVPRTAVSSVRGRFYLDVWENDEVVTKRVVAGADDGTNVVITEGLAEGEKVVVPTGGGFSLISGAAESAGTSIIPVTVPGSGGR; from the coding sequence ATGAAAAACAAAACCAAACTGCTTATTGCAATCCTTGCGGTTCTGCTCCTGGGCGGTGCTGCCGTCGGTTTTTTCTGGAAAGGGGACACCGTGGAAGCCGCGGGCGACAGTCCGGCGGAGGAACAGATAGCCGTCATCGAAGCACAGAGCGGAAAGATTTCCGTTAGTGTGGAAGGTCCTTCCCGGGTAGAACCCTATCGGCTGCAGGATATACGCAGCCAGATTTCCGGCAGTGTCACTGAAGCCCGTCTGGAAGGGGACGAAGTCGGGCAGGGAGAGGTCCTGGTACGCTTTGATGATACCGATTTACGCAGCGCCCTCCGTCAGGCGGAGCTGAACCTGCAGCAGGCCCGGGTGGATCTGGAAAAGGCACAGCTTGAGCTGGAAGAGGCGGAAGACGATCTGGCCGAAAAGGAGAGCCTCTTTGCCTCCGGTTCCATAACCCGGGACCAGCGTGATGCAGCGCGTGCCGCAGCCCGGAACGCCGCACTGGGCCTTGAAGGGGCCCGGATCCGCCTGTCCCAGGGTGAATTAAGCAGAGACCTGGCACAGGAGGCGCTGAACAATGCATCGGTTACCGCACCCTACAACGGGGTAGTGCTTGCATCGAATGTGAGCGCCGGCGATGTGGCAAGCAGCAATTCGGTGCTGATGAGTTTTGCCGATGTGTCCCGCCTGCGTCTGCGGGCTGAAGTTGATGAGTTCGATATCGGCAAGGTAAAAATCGGAATGCCCGTACGCATTACTGCGGACGCCCTGGGAAGTGAATCCCTGCAGTCTGTGGTGGAGCGGGTGAGCCCTGCGGCGGAGGTGGTGAACAACATTTCGATTTTTACCGTTTCTACGGTTATTCCCGCCTCTGACGGGGGACTTCGTCCGGGGATGAGCGCCGACCTGACTATCCTGATAAGCGACGACAGCGGGATTATTGTCCCCAGGACTGCGGTTTCCAGCGTGCGGGGCCGGTTTTATCTCGATGTCTGGGAAAATGACGAAGTTGTCACCAAAAGGGTGGTCGCCGGAGCGGACGACGGAACGAATGTCGTGATTACCGAAGGACTCGCGGAAGGTGAAAAGGTCGTTGTTCCCACAGGCGGTGGCTTTTCGTTGATCAGCGGTGCAGCAGAGAGTGCCGGGACCTCCATAATACCGGTGACTGTTCCGGGCTCGGGAGGCAGATAA
- a CDS encoding tRNA-queuosine alpha-mannosyltransferase domain-containing protein: MDSRKILFLEAFYGGSHRTFADGLIRHSRHDIRLVSLPARSWKWRLRGASLHFLKEIDNWQDYDLVVSGGMMSLADLKALAGPDLPPLVLYSHESQLSYPLPPEEKIDYQFGFTDITNCLSADGILFNSRFHLDAFFRELVPFLKRIPEFRPDWVRDSIRRKSRVLYPGCELSPFMEEKKPHAPGPLLILWNHRWEFDKAPEKFFKALELLDEKGLDFSIALLGECSRKVPKPFKAARERFGNRIAVYGYRESREEYDSWLRKSDIVISTALQENFGISIVEAVAAGAFPLLPHRLAYPEVLPDHFHRGHLYKNVPDLVAKLEKLLKQGLPAIQDLSRSMMIYAWENCIDDYDDYFSALAEGRK; this comes from the coding sequence ATGGATAGCCGGAAAATACTCTTTCTTGAAGCCTTTTACGGGGGATCCCACAGAACCTTTGCCGACGGCCTTATACGGCACAGCCGCCATGATATTCGTCTGGTAAGCCTTCCGGCCCGTTCCTGGAAGTGGCGACTCAGGGGGGCCTCCCTTCATTTTTTAAAGGAAATCGACAACTGGCAGGATTATGATCTTGTAGTCAGCGGCGGTATGATGAGTCTTGCGGACCTGAAAGCCCTTGCAGGTCCGGACCTCCCTCCCCTGGTCCTCTACTCCCACGAGAGTCAGCTGAGCTACCCCCTGCCTCCTGAAGAAAAGATTGACTATCAATTCGGTTTTACGGATATAACAAACTGCCTGAGCGCCGACGGAATACTCTTCAACTCCAGGTTTCACCTTGACGCCTTCTTCCGGGAACTTGTTCCGTTCTTAAAACGCATACCGGAATTCCGTCCGGACTGGGTTCGGGATTCAATCCGCAGGAAAAGCCGGGTACTCTATCCCGGCTGTGAACTCTCCCCCTTCATGGAGGAGAAAAAACCCCATGCACCGGGGCCTCTCCTTATTCTCTGGAACCACCGCTGGGAATTCGACAAAGCCCCGGAGAAGTTCTTCAAGGCGCTGGAGCTGCTGGACGAAAAAGGACTTGATTTCAGCATAGCCCTTCTTGGAGAGTGCTCCCGGAAGGTTCCGAAACCTTTCAAGGCTGCCAGGGAACGTTTCGGAAACCGGATCGCCGTCTATGGTTACAGAGAATCCCGGGAAGAATATGATTCATGGCTCCGGAAGAGCGACATTGTCATTTCCACGGCCCTGCAGGAGAACTTCGGTATTTCCATCGTGGAGGCGGTCGCTGCCGGGGCCTTTCCCCTCCTTCCCCACCGGCTTGCCTATCCGGAGGTTCTGCCGGATCATTTCCACCGGGGACATCTGTATAAAAATGTTCCCGACCTGGTGGCAAAGCTGGAGAAACTGCTTAAACAGGGTCTTCCGGCAATACAGGACCTTTCCCGGTCCATGATGATCTATGCCTGGGAAAACTGTATAGATGATTACGACGACTATTTCAGCGCCCTTGCGGAGGGAAGAAAATGA
- a CDS encoding TolC family protein, whose product MTIYGNKKLLTFLMLFVVAGAGTLPALSFEDLLSSIDESHGVKEARFVLETSVDQLSLSLFPGDARMSLSPGLDLTSLKDGDFAEQREITAAVNTSIPLGLNPSGRAAAETAREAVFLAELELETARYNAYVDLFAAYSAAWLAQRELEVLESELEAAGEELRIVQNLFNSGSASLNDLNDAEDELRLAEADLLTGTLAQRLSWLELAFFADLNQAREESLEAPASNFSELPKPPDLTAWALERSPSIRSQRDQINALERELDARRGMVSPPTLRADFSGWEQNASLSYNMDNPELGLSYSFPLESYGPDLSSSNSNADKTWELSFSVNIPFNTGVDTKKEQELGQSRIAQIEARLALMEDTLALQIRSLYQQYLLAEDAISQAQRALDFAEMTLQTVLDRRDSGRATAAEELSARAYFQRALFRQEQAVSARNIQILKTSQAAFWLQELVLWE is encoded by the coding sequence ATGACTATATATGGAAATAAAAAACTTTTGACATTCCTCATGCTGTTTGTTGTCGCCGGGGCAGGCACCCTGCCGGCACTTTCTTTTGAGGATCTGCTGTCGTCCATTGACGAAAGCCACGGGGTAAAGGAGGCGCGATTCGTCCTGGAGACCTCCGTAGATCAGTTAAGTCTTTCCCTGTTTCCCGGGGATGCCCGAATGAGCCTGTCTCCGGGGCTCGATTTAACCTCCCTGAAGGATGGAGATTTTGCAGAGCAGCGGGAAATAACTGCTGCGGTGAATACCTCCATTCCCCTGGGGTTGAACCCCTCGGGCAGGGCGGCGGCGGAGACCGCCCGGGAAGCTGTATTCCTGGCGGAACTGGAGCTTGAGACCGCCCGCTATAACGCATATGTCGATCTTTTTGCCGCCTATTCCGCAGCCTGGCTTGCCCAGCGGGAGCTTGAGGTTCTGGAGAGTGAGCTGGAAGCCGCGGGTGAGGAGCTGAGGATTGTACAGAATCTTTTTAACAGCGGGTCCGCCTCTCTGAATGATTTGAATGATGCCGAAGACGAGCTGAGGCTTGCCGAGGCCGATCTGCTTACGGGAACTCTTGCCCAGCGTCTCAGCTGGCTGGAACTGGCGTTTTTTGCAGATCTTAACCAGGCAAGGGAGGAGTCCCTTGAAGCACCGGCCTCGAATTTTTCGGAACTGCCCAAACCTCCGGATCTGACTGCCTGGGCATTGGAACGTTCACCTTCTATACGCTCCCAGCGGGACCAGATTAACGCCCTCGAGAGGGAACTGGATGCCCGCAGGGGTATGGTTTCGCCCCCCACGCTCAGGGCCGACTTTTCCGGCTGGGAGCAGAATGCTTCACTGAGTTATAACATGGATAACCCTGAACTGGGACTGAGCTACTCCTTTCCCCTCGAATCCTATGGACCCGACCTGAGCAGTTCCAACTCCAATGCGGACAAAACCTGGGAACTGAGTTTTTCGGTGAATATACCCTTCAATACGGGTGTGGATACAAAAAAGGAACAGGAGCTGGGACAGTCCCGGATTGCACAGATCGAAGCCCGGCTGGCCCTGATGGAGGATACCCTGGCCCTTCAGATACGAAGTCTGTACCAGCAGTATCTGCTGGCGGAGGACGCGATTTCCCAGGCACAAAGGGCCCTGGATTTTGCCGAGATGACCCTGCAGACAGTCCTGGACCGTCGGGATTCCGGCCGGGCGACAGCTGCGGAGGAACTCAGCGCCAGGGCCTATTTCCAGCGGGCTTTGTTTCGCCAGGAACAGGCCGTGTCTGCCAGAAATATACAGATACTGAAAACCTCACAGGCAGCCTTCTGGCTCCAAGAACTTGTCCTGTGGGAATAG
- a CDS encoding ABC transporter permease produces MNSSTLRVFRAFRESLVMSLRSIGSNKVRSFLTALGVMIGVAAVIALVALGNGAQLSVQQSLESLGSNLLLVYSGEPRGGSLVRRSTTNITPTLSEDDLNFIRALGPELVVMAAPESSATAQLKYGSVNTVATVIGTGTGYPDIRNFHPVHGQFFSELDVDTRKAVAVIGVQVYRDLFPEGVDPLGQSIRINGINHRVVGIMEEKGSSTSDAAVFIPISTYQRYISGERNYALINVQAASTEVMRDLQRIIENGILSAHRLPGMDSADFYIANQLDLLSTMQGVTETFTVLLGSIAAISLIVGGIGIMNIMLVSVTERTREIGVRMALGARGSDILQQFITEAVIISLIGGLVGIALGVGASWAVSRFGGMAARVSLDSVVLAFGFAFIIGLFFGGYPAFRASRLDPIEALRYE; encoded by the coding sequence ATGAACAGCTCCACTTTGCGGGTATTCCGGGCATTTCGAGAAAGTCTGGTCATGAGCCTCAGGAGCATCGGTTCCAACAAGGTGCGCTCCTTTTTAACCGCCCTGGGGGTCATGATAGGAGTGGCGGCGGTAATCGCCCTGGTCGCACTGGGGAACGGTGCGCAGCTGTCGGTGCAGCAGAGCCTCGAGTCCCTGGGCTCCAACCTGCTCCTGGTCTATTCCGGTGAACCCCGGGGGGGCAGCCTGGTGCGCCGCAGTACAACCAATATTACTCCGACCCTGTCGGAGGATGATCTGAACTTTATCCGCGCCCTTGGGCCGGAGCTCGTGGTCATGGCGGCTCCGGAATCCAGTGCCACGGCCCAGCTTAAGTACGGCAGTGTGAACACCGTGGCTACCGTGATCGGAACAGGTACCGGGTATCCTGATATCCGCAATTTTCATCCTGTACATGGCCAGTTTTTCTCGGAGCTGGATGTGGACACCCGCAAAGCGGTTGCGGTAATCGGGGTGCAGGTGTACCGCGACCTTTTTCCCGAAGGGGTGGATCCCCTGGGGCAGAGCATACGTATTAACGGCATAAACCACAGGGTCGTGGGTATTATGGAGGAGAAGGGAAGTTCAACCTCGGATGCGGCGGTCTTTATTCCCATATCCACCTATCAGCGTTATATCTCCGGGGAACGGAACTACGCCCTTATCAATGTCCAGGCCGCCTCCACGGAGGTTATGCGGGATCTGCAGCGGATAATCGAGAACGGGATCCTCAGTGCCCACCGGCTTCCCGGTATGGACAGCGCCGACTTTTACATAGCCAATCAGCTCGATCTGTTAAGCACCATGCAGGGTGTAACCGAGACCTTTACCGTCCTTCTGGGGAGTATAGCCGCCATCAGCCTGATTGTGGGGGGAATTGGCATCATGAATATCATGCTGGTTTCCGTTACAGAGCGTACCCGGGAAATCGGCGTACGTATGGCCCTGGGGGCACGGGGATCGGACATCCTGCAGCAGTTTATAACCGAGGCGGTCATTATTTCCCTGATCGGGGGACTGGTGGGAATCGCCCTGGGGGTCGGTGCATCCTGGGCTGTCTCCCGCTTCGGCGGAATGGCCGCCAGGGTCTCCCTGGATTCCGTAGTACTTGCCTTCGGATTTGCCTTTATTATCGGACTCTTTTTCGGCGGGTATCCCGCTTTCCGCGCCTCACGCCTCGACCCTATAGAGGCACTGCGCTACGAATAA
- a CDS encoding COG2426 family protein, whose translation MNPLFFTIFLAFLPISELRGAIPYALAKGYPLYFAYPLCVAVNAMVAPLGFLFLSTVHMWMNRFRWYHGMINPLLERARHKVDAKVQKYGYWGIMLFVAIPLPVTGAYTGTLGAWILGLGKRRTIAAVFAGVIIAGIIVSTVSVLGIEAFSFFTKSVSQ comes from the coding sequence ATGAATCCTCTGTTTTTTACCATATTTCTTGCCTTTCTGCCGATTTCCGAACTTCGGGGGGCGATTCCCTACGCCCTGGCCAAGGGCTATCCCCTCTATTTCGCCTATCCTCTGTGTGTCGCCGTCAACGCCATGGTGGCCCCCCTGGGCTTTCTGTTTCTCTCCACCGTACACATGTGGATGAACCGCTTTCGCTGGTACCACGGAATGATAAATCCGCTCCTAGAGCGGGCACGGCACAAGGTCGATGCCAAGGTACAGAAATACGGGTACTGGGGTATCATGCTCTTTGTCGCCATTCCCCTCCCTGTAACCGGGGCCTACACCGGAACCCTGGGAGCCTGGATTCTGGGGCTTGGAAAACGCAGGACCATTGCAGCGGTCTTTGCCGGAGTAATAATCGCCGGGATAATCGTAAGCACCGTCAGCGTTCTTGGAATCGAAGCCTTCAGTTTTTTCACAAAATCAGTTTCTCAATAG
- a CDS encoding RsmB/NOP family class I SAM-dependent RNA methyltransferase, protein MSKKGRRPDFDTYYRDLFKSRWEGLKQAMEADSSHAELSRGLLKPYYLDAASLFPVRALDVEGGVNILDLCSAPGGKALAIAGSMGPEAQLTVNDRSSQRRSRLRRVLEEHLETGILSRITVTAHDAARWGLYEQNLYDRVLADVPCSSERHLVQDPGHLKNWSPARTRHLAVQAYAILAAGFTALKAGGILVYSTCALSPGENDDVIAKLLKRQASECRLLQPDGTIGEATEYGRIILPDNANGMGPIYYAAVTKARAF, encoded by the coding sequence ATGAGTAAAAAGGGACGGAGGCCGGATTTCGACACATACTACCGGGACCTTTTCAAAAGTCGCTGGGAGGGTCTTAAACAGGCAATGGAGGCTGATTCCTCCCACGCTGAACTGAGCCGGGGACTTCTGAAGCCCTACTACCTGGACGCAGCCTCCCTCTTTCCCGTCCGGGCCCTTGATGTAGAAGGAGGCGTAAATATTCTGGATCTCTGTTCCGCTCCAGGAGGAAAGGCCCTGGCCATAGCCGGGAGCATGGGGCCTGAGGCGCAGCTTACGGTAAACGACCGCTCCTCCCAGCGGAGATCCCGTCTGCGCCGGGTCCTGGAGGAACACCTTGAAACGGGCATACTCTCCCGCATTACTGTTACCGCCCATGATGCCGCCCGCTGGGGACTCTACGAACAGAACCTCTATGACCGGGTTCTGGCGGATGTTCCCTGCTCCTCCGAGCGCCACCTTGTCCAGGACCCCGGACATCTGAAGAACTGGAGTCCCGCCCGCACCAGACACCTGGCGGTACAGGCCTACGCGATTCTTGCAGCGGGTTTCACCGCCCTCAAAGCGGGGGGTATCCTCGTCTACTCCACCTGCGCCCTGTCCCCCGGGGAAAATGACGACGTTATCGCCAAACTCCTGAAACGTCAGGCCAGCGAATGTCGACTGCTGCAACCCGACGGCACAATCGGCGAGGCAACGGAATACGGCAGAATAATCCTCCCGGATAATGCGAACGGAATGGGACCTATCTACTACGCCGCGGTGACAAAGGCCCGGGCTTTCTGA